The Mercenaria mercenaria strain notata chromosome 8, MADL_Memer_1, whole genome shotgun sequence genome has a segment encoding these proteins:
- the LOC123566038 gene encoding uncharacterized protein LOC123566038 encodes MPANRSHIPTPKLARSVSHLKCIADCLLPLQDCEIGLLIGYNCPKALTPRDVIASSEEGPFAQRTDLGWGIIDVTDSCNVVDDQVDVVGLSHRILTCVVPETVTTQFEDHKVKSVRFSLKAKVKEVFDPSKILKVMESVFVERTEMHPISREDKRFLDIMNKQIQVVDQRYEMPLPFRNSKPSLPDNRLMAEHRFSSLKKRLIHDSQYKSHYFTFMNNLIAKGNAERVSDTDIAVNSGHKWYIPHHGVYHPQKPNKVRVVFDCSAKFKGESLNGHLLSGPDLTNLLVGVLCRFRKEPIAFTCDIEQMFYQFKVKPEDRDFLRFLWVDGENLNTSLVDYRMIVHLFGAKSSPGCANFGLKRVATDYQSMYGQDVLQFVHQTFYVDDGLKSLSSAKDAISLINRTQDMLSRACIRLCKFVSNSSEVLESLKPEDCARDHTKVELQRNIPMERALGVMWCAESDTLQFRIALNDRPLTRRGILSTISSIYDPLGLIAPVLLKVSNFFRQCVPITVIGMIHYQNPCA; translated from the coding sequence ATGCCGGCTAACCGGTCCCATATTCCCACTCCAAAACTTGCCAGATCTGTATCTCATTTAAAGTGCATTGCTGATTGCCTATTGCCATTGCAAGATTGTGAAATAGGCCTACTTATCGGGTACAACTGTCCAAAGGCATTGACCCCACGGGATGTAATTGCTTCTAGTGAAGAAGGGCCCTTTGCACAGAGAACCGATTTAGGATGGGGCATTATAGATGTAACTGATTCTTGCAATGTTGTCGATGATCAGGTTGATGTCGTTGGTCTTAGTCATCGCATTTTGACCTGTGTAGTTCCAGAGACCGTTACTACTCAGTTTGAAGATCACAAGGTTAAGTCAGTTCGGTTTAGTTTGAAAGCAAAGGTGAAAGAAGTTTTTGATCCTTCAAAGATTCTTAAGGTTATGGAATCAGTTTTTGTAGAGAGAACTGAGATGCATCCAATCTCTCGCGAAGATAAAAGGTTTTTAGATATcatgaacaagcaaattcaggTTGTTGACCAAAGGTATGAAATGCCCTTGCCATTCAGGAATTCGAAACCTTCGCTTCCTGACAACCGGTTAATGGCTGAGCATCGCTTTAGTAGTCTCAAGAAGCGCCTGATTCACGATTCTCAGTACAAGAGTCATTATTTTACCTTTATGAACAATTTGATTGCCAAAGGGAATGCAGAAAGGGTTTCAGATACTGATATTGCTGTGAATAGTGGCCATAAATGGTACATTCCACATCATGGAGTTTACCACCCTCAAAAACCAAATAAGGTTCGTGTTGTGTTTGATTGTAGTGCTAAGTTTAAAGGAGAATCCCTAAATGGCCATTTGTTGTCGGGCCCCGATTTAACCAATCTGTTAGTTGGTGTTCTGTGCAGGTTCAGAAAAGAACCTATAGCATTCACTTGTGATATTGAACAGATGTTCTACCAATTCAAGGTTAAGCCCGAGGACAGAGATTTTCTGAGATTCTTGTGGGTAGATGGTGAAAATTTGAATACTTCCCTAGTAGATTATCGAATGATTGTTCATTTGTTTGGTGCCAAATCTTCGCCAGGGTGTGCTAACTTTGGATTAAAAAGGGTTGCAACCGACTATCAGTCTATGTATGGACAAGATGTCTTACAATTTGTTCATCAAACTTTTTACGTAGACGATGGTTTAAAGTCTCTCTCGAGTGCTAAGGATGCAATCAGTCTAATCAATAGAACGCAGGATATGTTATCAAGGGCATGTATTAGATTGTGCAAATTTGTTTCGAACTCGTCTGAGGTTCTCGAAAGTCTGAAACCTGAGGATTGTGCTAGAGATCACACCAAGGTTGAATTACAACGTAATATACCGATGGAAAGAGCGTTAGGTGTCATGTGGTGTGCAGAATCGGATACTCTCCAATTCAGAATTGCTTTAAATGACCGTCCATTAACAAGAAGGGGGATCCTTTCGACAATCAGTTCAATTTATGATCCGTTAGGGCTAATAGCGCCAGTTTTGCTTAAAGTAAGCAACTTCTTCAGGCAATGTGTGCCAATCACAGTGATTGGGATGATCCATTACCAGAATCCTTGCGCATGA